Proteins encoded in a region of the Paenibacillus pedocola genome:
- a CDS encoding carbohydrate ABC transporter permease, translating to MYMFISPWLIGFLVFALYPILSSLYYSFTDYDIVHPPRFIGLANYTEMFGSELFWKSVTVTLKYTFISVPVQLLLALGFALLLNQTLPLRGFFRTAMYFPSMVSGVAMSLLWYWIFNPQIGLFNYMLSWFGIPGPAWLMSPDTALYALIIMSFWTAGAGMILFLAGLQGVPGSLIEAARLDGAGRLRIFVNITLPMISPVLLFQLIMGLIDSFQVFTQAFVMTQGGPNYSTWFYVYNLYTSAFKEYRAGYSSALAWVLLIVVMLFTAVIMKLSNRYVHYEGGGRR from the coding sequence ATGTACATGTTCATATCGCCGTGGCTCATCGGCTTCCTTGTCTTCGCCCTTTACCCTATCTTGTCTTCACTCTACTACAGCTTCACTGATTATGACATTGTCCATCCGCCCAGGTTCATCGGCCTGGCCAACTACACTGAGATGTTTGGCAGTGAGCTGTTCTGGAAGTCTGTAACGGTCACGCTGAAATACACCTTCATTAGTGTGCCTGTACAGCTGCTGCTGGCCCTCGGCTTCGCGCTGCTGCTGAATCAGACCCTTCCCCTGCGCGGCTTCTTCCGGACTGCGATGTATTTTCCCAGCATGGTCTCGGGGGTGGCCATGTCACTGCTCTGGTACTGGATCTTTAACCCGCAGATCGGCCTCTTCAATTATATGCTCTCCTGGTTCGGCATTCCCGGCCCGGCGTGGCTGATGAGTCCCGACACTGCATTATACGCGCTCATTATCATGTCCTTCTGGACCGCCGGAGCAGGGATGATCCTCTTCCTGGCCGGACTGCAGGGTGTGCCGGGCAGCCTGATTGAAGCCGCCAGGCTCGATGGGGCGGGACGCTTGCGGATTTTTGTAAATATTACTCTGCCGATGATCTCCCCGGTCCTGCTGTTCCAGCTCATTATGGGCCTGATCGACTCCTTCCAGGTCTTTACCCAGGCATTTGTCATGACGCAGGGCGGCCCCAATTACTCTACCTGGTTCTACGTCTACAATCTGTACACCAGTGCCTTCAAGGAATACCGCGCCGGTTACTCGTCCGCACTGGCCTGGGTGCTGCTGATCGTCGTTATGCTATTCACGGCCGTCATTATGAAGCTGTCAAACCGGTATGTTCATTATGAAGGAGGCGGACGCCGATGA
- the udk gene encoding uridine kinase, with protein sequence MLIIGIAGGTGSGKTTVARSVINRLGTDKVTFISQDNYYKDHSYLSLEERGAINYDHPLAFDTELLIEHLDCLKSGQAAYAPVYDFTTHARFTDKTVELKPNNIVIVEGLHVLSDEKLRTQLNIKVFVDTDPDVRILRRVLRDIEERGRTIRSIHTQYLTTVKPMHEAFIEPSKKYADLIIPEGGQNEVGIELLSVLTAKYLSGDQQWNGSTR encoded by the coding sequence ATGCTTATTATTGGTATCGCCGGCGGGACTGGTTCCGGCAAAACAACGGTAGCCCGCTCCGTTATTAACCGTCTTGGAACTGACAAAGTGACGTTCATATCTCAGGATAACTACTATAAAGACCATTCCTATCTCAGCCTCGAAGAACGCGGAGCAATCAATTACGATCATCCGCTGGCTTTTGACACGGAATTGCTGATTGAGCATCTCGATTGTCTGAAGTCAGGACAAGCCGCCTATGCTCCGGTGTATGATTTCACCACGCATGCCCGCTTCACAGACAAGACCGTTGAGCTGAAGCCCAACAACATTGTTATCGTGGAAGGCCTGCATGTGCTGTCCGACGAGAAGCTGCGGACACAGCTGAACATTAAGGTATTCGTTGATACTGACCCGGATGTACGGATTCTGCGCCGGGTGCTGCGCGATATCGAGGAACGCGGCCGGACGATCCGTTCGATCCACACGCAATATCTGACGACGGTGAAACCTATGCACGAGGCGTTCATCGAGCCTTCCAAGAAATACGCAGACCTCATCATCCCCGAAGGCGGGCAGAATGAAGTCGGCATCGAGCTATTGTCGGTATTGACCGCAAAATATTTGTCGGGCGATCAGCAGTGGAACGGAAGCACACGTTAA
- a CDS encoding threonine aldolase family protein, whose product MQEQITLMEAFDGAEIQLAGHGKRDVQVLKQAFAAAEGNISSDIYGDGAVIEDFQAEIAGVLGKESAVFFPSGTMAQQIALRIWCDRKGLKTVAYHPLCHLEIHEQDGLKELHHIKPVLLADKDRLITLEDVQNIGEDIACLLLELPQREIGGQLPDYAELEAISAYCREQGIILHLDGARLFEVLPYYGKTAAEVCGLFDSVYISFYKGIGGIAGAILAGSRDFTEESKIWKRRHGGDLISLYPYIIPAQYYYRQRAGRMAQYYTEAKELAALFNACHKVSTLPEVPVSNMFHVHFALSKEQAELILIEVCAQTGVALAARLKETGANSCYYELNIGDLYGGISKTKLKETFGLLDQLLKEA is encoded by the coding sequence ATGCAAGAACAGATAACATTGATGGAGGCTTTTGACGGAGCTGAGATTCAATTAGCGGGCCACGGAAAACGGGATGTGCAGGTGCTGAAACAGGCATTTGCCGCTGCCGAAGGAAATATTAGCAGTGATATATACGGGGACGGCGCAGTCATCGAGGATTTCCAGGCGGAAATAGCAGGCGTACTCGGTAAAGAATCAGCGGTCTTCTTCCCGAGCGGAACGATGGCTCAGCAGATTGCTCTCCGGATCTGGTGTGACCGCAAAGGGCTGAAGACCGTCGCCTACCATCCTTTGTGCCATTTGGAGATTCATGAGCAGGACGGGCTGAAGGAGCTGCACCATATCAAGCCGGTACTGCTTGCTGACAAGGACCGTCTGATCACCCTGGAGGATGTGCAGAATATTGGAGAGGACATTGCCTGCCTGCTTCTTGAGCTGCCGCAGCGCGAGATCGGCGGCCAGCTGCCGGATTATGCTGAGCTTGAAGCCATCTCCGCCTATTGCCGTGAGCAGGGGATTATTCTGCATCTGGACGGGGCCCGGCTGTTCGAGGTGCTGCCGTATTACGGGAAGACCGCGGCAGAAGTCTGCGGGCTGTTCGACAGTGTGTATATCTCCTTCTACAAAGGCATAGGCGGCATTGCCGGGGCGATTCTCGCGGGCAGCAGGGACTTTACAGAGGAGTCTAAGATCTGGAAGCGGCGGCATGGCGGCGATCTGATCAGCCTGTATCCGTATATTATTCCTGCACAATATTACTACCGGCAACGGGCGGGCCGGATGGCTCAGTATTACACGGAAGCCAAGGAGCTTGCGGCTCTGTTCAACGCTTGCCACAAGGTGTCTACGCTGCCGGAAGTGCCGGTGTCGAACATGTTCCATGTCCATTTTGCCCTGTCCAAAGAGCAGGCAGAGCTGATTCTAATCGAAGTGTGTGCGCAGACGGGTGTAGCCCTTGCCGCAAGGCTGAAGGAAACCGGAGCAAACTCCTGTTATTATGAGCTGAACATCGGCGATTTGTACGGCGGGATTTCCAAAACCAAGCTGAAAGAGACATTCGGACTGCTCGATCAGCTGCTGAAAGAAGCTTAA
- a CDS encoding VOC family protein: protein MITKYQCVNISSTHPKELVEFYNEKLGIPILEPDENYDGVSIGFRKDAPVIVIWDENKWGKSSEGKVNFVFACDNLDQTYAELQEKGVQLEPPATAVWGGKELPFLDPDGNKILLLES, encoded by the coding sequence ATGATTACGAAATATCAGTGTGTGAATATCTCTTCTACGCATCCAAAGGAACTGGTCGAATTTTATAATGAAAAATTAGGTATACCTATCTTGGAGCCAGATGAGAACTACGATGGTGTATCTATAGGATTTCGGAAAGATGCTCCTGTAATCGTGATTTGGGATGAGAATAAATGGGGCAAATCAAGCGAAGGCAAGGTCAACTTTGTATTCGCTTGTGATAATCTTGACCAGACCTATGCTGAGCTGCAGGAAAAAGGCGTCCAATTGGAACCTCCGGCAACAGCCGTATGGGGTGGAAAAGAGCTTCCGTTCCTTGATCCGGATGGCAATAAAATTTTACTGTTAGAAAGTTAA
- a CDS encoding glycosyltransferase family 2 protein, which yields MDHSEGLQQAGYRLLHQLHDDIQHPPAGGLSREDIVTKCRNISSGAANNAEKEPLETLTGVIEACLSGRASADALQFYCSEQFNTDIGKEFPELLSGLEKLRITAPESKPAESADPASLPKISVIITTYNRKDFLNQAINSILRQDYPHKEITVIDDCSSDGTDAMMAASFGEEPRVIYMRSETNQGPGNNRRKAFAAHGDGEYILFLDDDDYLIDSGYFSKAVSFHKLHPEISFVAANVFMEYSKSQQLKISSLGLRSITPKQDYFKNFEQKNYPKPASTLTTIFKREALMALDILNMNMVNDASIYLRALLIGDAGFIDTIAGVYRIHGNNITFNLSQSFLIENLEEKRLIRNMAIERYGYSKAEMNEWFNHNVYDTISYYLMNSAKSHTDFKFMYSWASTHCPKAYSQLKREFRTKLMKKQLLRVSFVRTLLNR from the coding sequence ATGGATCACAGCGAAGGATTGCAACAGGCCGGCTACCGATTACTGCATCAGCTCCATGACGATATTCAGCATCCGCCCGCAGGGGGGCTGTCCCGGGAAGACATCGTCACCAAATGCCGGAATATCAGCAGCGGAGCAGCCAATAACGCGGAGAAGGAACCGCTGGAGACGCTAACCGGAGTCATTGAAGCCTGCTTATCAGGACGTGCCTCGGCGGATGCGCTGCAGTTCTATTGTTCGGAGCAGTTCAATACGGACATTGGCAAAGAGTTCCCCGAGCTCCTATCCGGGCTTGAGAAGCTGCGGATTACAGCACCGGAGAGCAAGCCTGCAGAATCCGCCGACCCGGCCAGCCTTCCCAAGATTAGCGTGATTATCACCACATATAATAGAAAAGACTTCCTGAACCAGGCGATTAACAGCATTCTGCGCCAGGATTATCCCCATAAAGAGATCACCGTCATCGATGACTGCTCCAGCGACGGAACGGATGCCATGATGGCTGCAAGCTTCGGGGAGGAACCGCGTGTCATTTATATGCGCAGCGAAACCAATCAGGGGCCGGGGAACAACCGGCGCAAGGCGTTCGCCGCTCACGGCGACGGAGAGTACATCCTGTTCCTGGACGATGATGACTACCTCATAGACTCCGGCTATTTCAGCAAGGCCGTAAGCTTCCATAAGCTCCACCCGGAAATCTCCTTTGTCGCGGCGAATGTCTTCATGGAATACTCCAAATCGCAGCAGCTCAAAATCTCCAGCCTGGGACTGCGGAGCATCACGCCTAAGCAGGACTATTTTAAGAATTTCGAGCAAAAGAACTATCCCAAGCCCGCTTCCACGCTCACGACCATCTTCAAGCGGGAAGCGCTGATGGCACTGGATATTCTGAACATGAACATGGTCAACGACGCATCGATTTATCTGCGCGCGCTGCTGATCGGCGATGCCGGATTTATCGACACGATTGCCGGAGTTTACCGGATCCACGGCAACAATATCACCTTCAATCTCAGCCAGTCCTTCCTGATCGAGAATCTGGAGGAGAAGCGGCTGATCCGCAATATGGCCATCGAACGCTACGGCTACAGCAAGGCGGAAATGAACGAATGGTTCAACCATAACGTCTATGACACCATCTCGTATTATCTGATGAACTCGGCCAAAAGCCATACCGATTTCAAGTTCATGTACAGCTGGGCCAGCACCCATTGCCCCAAAGCCTACAGCCAGCTCAAACGCGAGTTCCGCACCAAGCTGATGAAGAAGCAGCTGCTGCGCGTCTCTTTTGTAAGAACACTGTTGAACCGGTAA
- a CDS encoding lipopolysaccharide biosynthesis protein, whose amino-acid sequence MKAKRSMLNLGFGLASQVITIILGFFIPRLIMVNYGSEANGLIASIVQIISYFALLEAGIGAASLQALYKPIAAGDRGHINSILAASSSYYKKTGIYYFISVVLLAVIYPLVIHSEISGIAIMAIILFSGLGGAINYYFQGKFRILLIAEGKSYVETSIVTIANILNNVVRIILLLQGVNIIAVQASFFVLTLLQIVAFYYYSRKHYKWIDLNQKPDFAAIGQKNSVMVHEISYLVFRNTDVLILTIFTNLKIVSIYVMYNMIFTIVDNIVQTVNGSIKSALGQSYHEGKEAFVKFYDAYEVYFMGLIFSILTVVYIVILPFMRLYTAGVNDVNYINFWLPVLFVVIKLLTNARTSSNNLITIAGHFRNTQFRSILESAINLGASVIFVIFFGIYGVLMGTIVALLYRSIDIIVYASRVLLERSPWVTFRRWLTNVAVFAAIVAAANLIDIKMTSYTAVILWSVLLGVIILPLYFLVGSLMEREVFHYAWGYAKSAFTKLRLKRKVAAGQRAEA is encoded by the coding sequence ATGAAAGCTAAACGAAGTATGCTGAACCTGGGCTTCGGTCTTGCCAGCCAGGTGATCACCATTATTCTCGGTTTCTTCATCCCGCGGCTGATTATGGTCAACTACGGCTCGGAAGCGAATGGTCTAATCGCCTCAATAGTGCAGATTATCAGCTATTTCGCCCTGCTTGAAGCCGGAATCGGCGCAGCTTCGCTGCAGGCCCTCTATAAGCCTATTGCCGCAGGTGACCGCGGGCATATCAATTCGATACTCGCCGCCTCGTCCAGCTACTACAAAAAAACCGGGATTTATTATTTCATCTCTGTTGTCCTACTGGCCGTCATTTATCCGCTTGTTATCCATTCGGAAATCAGCGGTATAGCGATTATGGCGATTATCCTCTTCTCAGGCCTTGGCGGAGCGATCAATTATTATTTTCAGGGTAAATTCCGCATCCTGCTGATCGCCGAGGGCAAAAGCTATGTAGAGACCTCCATCGTCACGATTGCGAACATTCTCAACAATGTGGTGCGGATCATCCTGCTGCTGCAGGGTGTGAACATTATTGCCGTGCAGGCCTCCTTCTTCGTGCTGACGCTGCTGCAGATCGTTGCTTTCTACTACTATTCGCGGAAACATTATAAGTGGATTGATCTGAACCAGAAGCCGGACTTCGCTGCCATCGGGCAAAAAAACTCGGTTATGGTGCATGAAATTTCCTATCTTGTCTTTCGCAATACCGATGTGTTGATCCTGACGATCTTCACCAACCTGAAAATTGTCAGCATCTATGTGATGTACAATATGATTTTCACCATTGTCGACAACATCGTCCAGACAGTGAACGGAAGCATCAAATCGGCGCTGGGGCAGAGCTATCATGAAGGCAAAGAGGCTTTTGTAAAGTTCTACGATGCCTACGAGGTATATTTCATGGGCCTGATCTTTTCCATCCTGACCGTGGTGTACATTGTAATTCTGCCGTTCATGCGCCTGTACACCGCCGGGGTCAACGATGTGAACTATATTAATTTCTGGCTGCCGGTCCTGTTCGTGGTCATTAAGCTGCTGACGAATGCCCGGACCTCGTCCAACAATCTGATTACTATCGCCGGACACTTCCGCAATACCCAGTTCCGTTCGATTCTGGAATCGGCAATCAACCTGGGGGCTTCGGTTATTTTCGTAATCTTCTTCGGCATTTACGGCGTGCTGATGGGCACGATCGTTGCTCTCTTGTACCGTTCGATCGACATTATCGTCTATGCCAGCAGAGTGCTGCTGGAGCGCAGCCCTTGGGTGACTTTCCGCCGCTGGCTGACCAATGTCGCTGTGTTCGCCGCTATCGTCGCTGCCGCTAACCTCATCGATATCAAAATGACCTCGTACACCGCCGTCATTCTGTGGAGCGTGCTGCTGGGCGTCATCATCCTGCCCCTTTATTTCCTGGTCGGCTCACTGATGGAGCGGGAAGTCTTCCATTACGCCTGGGGTTACGCCAAAAGCGCCTTCACCAAGCTGCGGCTTAAACGCAAGGTTGCGGCGGGGCAAAGGGCCGAGGCTTGA
- a CDS encoding polysaccharide pyruvyl transferase family protein: MKKMMIYAYTEFNLGDDLFIKVLCERYPDTRFMIIAPRLYKLVFKDIKNLRVYASDSVLFRGVNYVFRKLKLHPNFVQRLLGDQSDGTVHIGGSIFMQGEGWAEYVAAAEDVRNKSKPYYLMGANFGPFTDDGYVQHYRKVFPEYADVCFREQYSYDLFKDLDNVRMAPDIIFQLKYDGTEPSAEKNGNQGRTIAISVIKPSSKALTGFDDLYYEKMKDVAIHFIQQGYAVHFMSFCQHEGDQEAITHILGLIPAEYQGQTHVHLYKTDIDDILAALSGASFIVASRFHAMILGWVFGKPVFPIAYSKKMINVMQDAYFDGKYTDFAHLAELTPEMVYESMATNTIDVTLQANQAEKHFEQLDAYLSPAPFALEGRRSYES; this comes from the coding sequence ATGAAGAAGATGATGATCTACGCATATACAGAATTCAACCTCGGCGACGATTTATTCATTAAGGTACTCTGCGAACGCTACCCGGATACCCGCTTTATGATTATTGCTCCGCGTCTTTACAAGCTGGTCTTCAAGGACATTAAGAACCTCAGGGTCTATGCTTCCGATTCCGTGCTGTTCCGGGGCGTGAACTATGTCTTCCGCAAGCTGAAGCTGCACCCTAATTTTGTGCAGAGGCTGCTCGGGGATCAATCTGATGGAACCGTGCATATCGGCGGGTCTATTTTTATGCAGGGCGAGGGCTGGGCGGAATATGTGGCTGCTGCCGAGGACGTCCGCAACAAGAGCAAACCCTACTATCTCATGGGTGCCAATTTCGGCCCGTTTACCGATGATGGATATGTCCAGCACTACCGGAAGGTGTTCCCGGAATATGCGGACGTCTGCTTCAGGGAGCAGTACTCCTATGATCTGTTCAAGGATCTGGACAATGTGCGGATGGCTCCGGATATTATTTTCCAGCTAAAATATGACGGTACCGAACCATCAGCGGAGAAGAACGGCAACCAAGGCCGGACGATTGCGATCTCAGTAATCAAGCCCTCCTCCAAGGCTTTAACCGGGTTTGACGACCTCTATTATGAAAAAATGAAAGATGTTGCAATCCATTTCATTCAGCAGGGTTATGCCGTGCATTTCATGTCGTTCTGCCAGCACGAGGGTGACCAGGAGGCGATTACGCATATTCTCGGCCTCATCCCCGCTGAGTATCAGGGACAGACCCATGTGCATCTCTATAAAACAGATATTGATGACATTCTCGCGGCGCTATCGGGCGCCAGCTTTATCGTCGCCTCCAGATTCCATGCGATGATTCTCGGCTGGGTCTTCGGCAAACCGGTCTTCCCGATCGCCTACAGCAAAAAAATGATTAACGTCATGCAGGACGCCTATTTTGACGGCAAATATACGGATTTCGCCCATTTGGCGGAGCTCACTCCGGAAATGGTCTATGAGAGCATGGCCACGAACACAATCGATGTGACTTTGCAGGCCAATCAGGCCGAGAAGCATTTCGAACAATTGGACGCCTATCTGTCTCCGGCACCGTTTGCCCTGGAAGGGAGACGCAGCTATGAAAGCTAA
- a CDS encoding glycosyltransferase family 2 protein, whose translation MSVSIVVPMYNLEHYVTPLLRSLLEQSEKRFEVILVDDGSTDRTSAVVNSFLEQHPSLQATLIRTANAGVSAARNTGLSAAAGDYVLFLDGDDYADSSLVRRIVSSAGPDVICWGYNLVREDQSTIVSFTSAAGDTTGSEALQNIFVHKSLRIWTGSIAYKRSFLLDHGIRYTERCVNGEDQEFIYKALSRAVRVVSIPEVLSYYVQRTSSITGTYNVGKFDVVAAFKRVDEYFKAHPFSEAAAISELLMNREMTENYFYNLKTCLNGTTGADIRSLLEDIGRAYPGLPQEMKLIMKHYQGDDRQLALHIKAFLISPPLYARLIRLDRSWIQFKHKLKTVISRKEIKI comes from the coding sequence ATGAGTGTAAGTATTGTAGTTCCTATGTACAATTTAGAGCATTATGTAACGCCCTTGCTGCGTTCACTCCTGGAGCAGAGCGAGAAGCGGTTCGAAGTCATCCTGGTCGACGACGGGTCTACCGACAGGACCTCCGCGGTCGTGAACAGCTTCCTGGAGCAGCACCCCAGTCTGCAGGCCACGCTGATCCGCACAGCCAACGCCGGTGTCAGCGCCGCCAGAAATACCGGACTATCCGCAGCCGCCGGAGATTATGTGCTGTTCCTGGACGGAGATGATTACGCGGACAGCAGCCTGGTACGGAGGATTGTCAGCTCCGCCGGGCCGGACGTGATCTGCTGGGGCTACAACCTGGTCCGTGAGGATCAGTCAACGATTGTAAGCTTCACTTCTGCCGCGGGCGATACTACGGGCAGTGAAGCACTGCAGAATATTTTTGTGCACAAAAGCCTGAGAATCTGGACCGGCAGCATTGCCTACAAGCGCAGCTTCCTGCTTGATCACGGCATTCGCTATACGGAGCGCTGTGTTAACGGCGAGGATCAGGAGTTCATCTATAAAGCCTTATCCAGAGCTGTACGGGTAGTCTCTATCCCGGAGGTTCTGTCTTATTATGTACAGCGGACTTCCTCCATTACTGGTACTTATAATGTAGGCAAGTTCGATGTCGTCGCTGCCTTCAAACGGGTGGATGAATATTTCAAAGCCCATCCCTTCAGTGAAGCTGCCGCTATATCGGAGCTGCTGATGAACAGGGAAATGACCGAGAACTACTTCTACAACCTGAAAACCTGTCTGAACGGAACTACCGGAGCGGACATCCGTAGCCTGCTTGAAGATATCGGGCGCGCCTATCCCGGATTACCCCAGGAGATGAAGCTGATTATGAAGCACTACCAGGGGGATGACCGGCAGCTTGCACTGCACATCAAGGCCTTCTTAATTTCCCCGCCTTTATACGCGCGGTTGATCCGCTTAGACCGGAGCTGGATCCAGTTCAAACACAAGCTCAAAACCGTGATTTCGAGAAAGGAAATTAAGATATGA
- a CDS encoding glycosyltransferase family A protein, whose protein sequence is MQGLSVAICTRNRVQDLTRCIHSITKQSIGRTYPIEVIIIDDGEIPKEVLNDYEALLAASGYPLIYFSKTTDRGLWMSRIKAVELSTMDKILFLDDDVEIPGHYLATLYQTYLDHPNCAGVGGVAIGMRNSFLGTIRCLLSFQQSLSSGKLSLSGQAGSMYNWHKARKIFKTEFQHGCNMSFKKDAIRDLQPVPWLKSYSVGEDILMSRIARKTGPLYINPELKLLHHESPASRDNLEDVAYTRVLNHVHLLKDERSGPIGYLALIWTTLYLILREQPKKNFPAIRGYKKGLREIFSRQTAR, encoded by the coding sequence ATGCAAGGATTGTCAGTGGCTATCTGCACAAGGAACCGGGTACAGGACCTGACACGGTGCATTCATTCTATAACTAAGCAAAGCATAGGCCGGACCTACCCTATAGAAGTCATTATTATTGACGACGGTGAAATACCCAAAGAAGTATTAAACGACTATGAGGCTTTACTAGCTGCCAGCGGTTATCCCCTTATTTATTTCAGCAAAACGACTGACCGGGGACTATGGATGTCGCGGATCAAGGCTGTGGAGCTGTCCACCATGGACAAGATCCTCTTCCTCGACGATGACGTCGAAATCCCCGGTCATTATTTGGCCACTTTATACCAAACCTACCTCGATCATCCGAATTGTGCAGGAGTCGGCGGCGTCGCCATCGGAATGCGCAACAGCTTCCTCGGCACCATCCGCTGCTTACTGTCCTTCCAGCAATCTCTCTCGAGCGGCAAGCTCTCCTTAAGCGGCCAAGCCGGATCCATGTACAACTGGCACAAAGCGAGGAAAATCTTCAAGACCGAATTCCAGCACGGCTGCAACATGTCCTTCAAGAAAGACGCCATCCGCGATTTGCAGCCTGTCCCCTGGCTCAAAAGCTACAGTGTCGGCGAAGATATTCTTATGTCCCGAATCGCCCGCAAGACCGGACCTCTCTATATCAATCCCGAACTGAAACTCTTGCACCACGAATCTCCTGCTTCCAGGGACAATCTTGAGGACGTGGCCTATACAAGGGTGCTTAACCATGTACATTTGCTGAAAGACGAACGTTCGGGACCGATCGGCTACCTTGCCCTGATCTGGACAACGCTCTATCTTATTCTCCGGGAGCAGCCCAAGAAGAATTTCCCCGCTATCAGAGGCTACAAAAAAGGGCTGAGGGAAATTTTCTCCAGACAAACTGCCCGTTAA